A window of Staphylococcus lloydii genomic DNA:
CGAAGTTTTCTTCACGTTTTTCCATACCTTCGCCTACTTCATAACGTACGAAGTCAACAAGTTTACCACCTTTAGATTTCAAGTAAGCTTCAACTGTTTGGTCAGGATCTTTAACAAAGTTTTGGTCAACTGCACAAATTTCTTGTAAATATTTACGTAAACGACCTTCTACCATTTTTTCAACGATATTTTCTGGTTTACCTTCATTTAATGCTTGTTGTTTAAGTACTTCTTTTTCGTGTGCAATTTCTTCGTCATTTACTTGGTCAGAAGAAACATATTTAGGGTTGATTGCTGCGATATGCATAGCAACATCTTTAGCAGCTTCTTGGTCTGTTGTACCTTCAACAACACTTAACACACCAATACGTCCACCCATGTGTTTGTAAATACCGAAAGCGTCGTTATCTGTTTTAGTTCTTACTGCAAAACGACGGATGCTTAATTTTTCACCAATTGTAGCAATTGATTCTTTCATACGTTCGTCAACTGTTTTACCATCAGATAATTTAGTTTCAGATAATTCTTCTACAGTGTTTACTTTAGTTTCAAGAACTTGGATCGCAATTTCTTTTACTAATTCTTGGAAACCTTCGTTACGAGCAACGAAGTCTGTTTCTGAGTTGATTTCAACGATTGCTGCATCGTTTCCTTTTTGTTCTGCATGTACTAAACCTTCTGCCGCGATACGGTCAGCTTTTTTAGCTGCTTTTGAGATACCTTTTTCACGTAGGTAGTCGATTGCTTTATCGATGTCACCATCTGTTTCAGTTAACGCTTTTTTACAATCCATCATACCAGCGCCAGTTTTTTCACGTAATTCTTTAACAAGTTTAGCTGAAATTGCCATTTAATATTCCTCCATTATTTCATAAATTTAATATTTATTTTAAAAAAAGGTGATAAGCCTTATTATCTTATCACCCATTTTACATTATTCTTAGTTTGATTCAACAGAAGTGTTTTCTTCAGTTGATGCTGATTCAGTAGCTTCAGTTTCACTTGATTCTTCAAGATTGATGTTTTGTTCTGCTGCTACTTCTTCATTTGATACACCTTGTTGACCTTCTAAGACTGCATCTGCCATTTTACCAGTTAATAATTTAACTGCGCGAATAGCGTCATCGTTTGCTGGGATAACGTAATCAATTTCATCAGGATCACAGTTTGTATCCACAATACCCACGATAGGGATGTTTAATTTACGTGCTTCAGCAATTGCGTTACGCTCTTTACGAGGGTCAACTACAAATAATGCTTGAGGCATTGATTTCATATCACGAATACCGCCTAAGAATTTGATTAAACGGTCGTATTCTTTTTTAAGTTCTACAACTTCTTTTTTAGGTAATACTTCGAATAAGCCATCTTCTTCCATTTTTTCAATTTCAGAGATGCGTTTGATACGTTTAGAGATTGTTTTGTAGTTAGTTAAGATTCCGCCTAACCATCTTTGGTTTACGTAAAATTGACCAGCACGTTCTGCTTCAGCTTTAACTGATTCTTGTGCTTGTTTTTTAGTACCTACAAATAAAACGCGTCCGCCATCTTCAGAAATTTGTTTAATGAAGTTATATGCTTCTTCTACTTTTTTAACTGTTTTTTGTAAGTCGATGATATAGATACCATTTCTCTCAGTGAAAATGTATCTTTTCATTTTTGGGTTCCAACGGCGTGTTTGGTGACCGAAGTGAACACCTGCTTCTAGTAATTGTTTCATTGAAATTACTGCCATGATTAAATCCTCCTAATGGTTTTTTACCTCCACAAAAAGCTCATATAAACACGAAATAAATTATTTCGCACCCTTTATACTTCTACTCTTCGTGTGTGTATTGGCTCAATAGCCGTTTACTAATATACCATAATTATATGGTCTACGCAATAAATTAATTTCAGCGAATTCTACAATAAAAAAACGACTCGCAAAATGCTAATTACTGTCGCTTTTTTATAAAAGTAGTTTATTTAATATTACTTAATTCATCTAGGAATTTTTCTTTTTTAACTTTAATAAATGTACCCTTCATACCAAGTGAACGAGATTCAATAACGCCTGCGCTTTCTAATTTTCTTAGCGCATTAACAATAACAGATCTTGTAATACCTACTCTGTCTGCAACTTTAGACGCAATAAGTAATCCTTCTTTGCCACCGAGTTCTTCGAAGATATGATCAATAGCTTCGCTTTCTGAGTAAGAAAGTGAATTAATAGCCATATTAATGGCTGCCTTATCACGTGCTTCTTGTTCTACCTCGTTATGTTTTTCACGTAAAATTTCCATACCGATAACAGTAGCTGCATATTCACCTAATACTAAATCATTTTCAGAGAAGTCGTCATGAACGCGGCCTAATACGAGTGTACCTAAACGTTCACCTCCACCTAATAATGGGAAGATTGTCGTTCTACTATCTTTGAATAAATCTTCGTTTTCAGGTGGAAATACTGTAAGTACATTACTAATGTCGATATTTGATTGCGTTTCTTTCACGTCCATTAACTTTTCAGTATATTCACTTGGAATATGACGATTTTCTAGCATTTGAATAATACGTTGGTTTTTTAATAGTTCATTTAAGCTAGAACCTAATATTTTACCTTTTCTTGATACGATAAATACATTAGTTACGGTAACACTACTGATTGTTTGAGCCATGTCTTTAAAGTCTACAGCTATACCTTTATGCTTTTGTAACAGTGTGTTTAATTCTCTTGTTTTTGATAATAAACTCATTTTGTCTCTCCTTTACCTTTGGTTTTATAATATAAACGCGCTTAAATCTTTGTTCGTTGAAATTGATTTTAGTTTGTCATCAACATACTGTGGTGTGATGTCTACAACTGCATTCGGCATATTAGGTGCTTCGTAAGATAAATCTTCTAACATTTTTTCTAATATAGTGTGTAAACGTCTTGCACCAATATTATCAGTATCTTGGTTTACTTGATGTGCAATTTCGGCTAAACGTTTAACTGCCTCATCAGTAAACTTAACAGTGACATCTTCAGTTAATAGTAACGCTTCGTATTGTTTAATTAGTGATAGTTTTGGTTCTGTTAATATGCTGACGAAATCTTCTACTGACAAGCTTTCCAGTTCTACACGAATCGGGAAACGACCTTGCAATTCTGGAATCAAGTCACTTGGTTTAGACACATGGAATGCACCTGCACCAATAAACAGCATATGTTCAGTATTTACAGTACCATATTTTGTTTGAACCATGCCACCTTCAACGATAGGTAAAATATCTCGTTGTACACCTTGGCGTGATACATCTTGGCCAGAATTTTGGTTATTTGTCGCAACTTTATCTATTTCGTCAATGAATATAATACCCATTTCTTCGGCAAGTTGAATCGCTTCTTGATTAGCAGTCTCTTGATCAATTAATTCATCTGCAAACTCATCAGTTAATATTTTACGTGCTGTTTTAACTGGTACTTCACGTTCAACCTTTTTCTTAGGCATTAATTGGTTCATCATGTCTTGCATTTGTTGATTTTGGTTTGTACCCAGCATGCCCATAGCGGCAGGATCTTGTTCAACTTTGATACGAACTTTTTCTTCTTCAAGTTTTCCAGCTAATAGTTGCTGTTTGATTTCTGAACGTTTCGTTTTAATTTCTTCAGTTGGTGCTTCTTCTTCCTCTTCTTGGTTTTGACCAAAGTTTGGCATATTACCACCGAGTAAAGATTCTAAAGGATTTGAAGATTGATTCGCTTTTTTCTTCATGCTTGGTACAAGTAGTTTAACTAGTTTTTCGTTAGCCTTTTTCTCTGCATCGTCTTTAACTAATGCTTTTTTCTCTTCTTTTACTAATCTAACGGCAACATCTACTAAATCTCTCACCATGCTTTCAACGTCACGACCAACGTAACCTACTTCGGTAAATTTAGTTGCTTCTACTTTAATAAATGGAGCACCTACGATTTTCGCCATACGTCTAGCGATTTCTGTTTTACCTACACCAGTAGGACCAATCATTAAAATGTTTTTCGGTGCAATTTCTTGTTTTTCTTCGTCAGAAAGTAAACTTCTTCTATATCTATTTCTTAACGCTATCGCAACTTTGCGTTTAGCGTCTTGTTGTCCTACGATATATTCGTTTAATTTTGAAACTATGTCTTTCGGCGTTAATTTTATGCCATTTTCAACCATAGTAATAATACCCTCCATATCAAATACATTAAGCTTGATTTCATGTGTACTAACTATTAATCATGCTAGTTATGAGTAAAGTTAATTGTTTTTTAAAGTTCTTCTACAACGATTTGATCATTCGTAAATACGCAAATATCGGCAGCAACTTTTAAACTTTCATAAGCCATCTCTTTTGCACTAAGGTTCGTTGCATGCTTTTTCAATGCTCTACCGGCACTCAATGCGTAATTACCTCCAGAACCAATTGCTATCAAGTTATCGTCAGGTGCAATAACTTCACCTGTACCACTAACAACTAAGATTGATGATTGATCCATAACGATTAACATTGCTTCTAATTGGCGTAATTGTTTATCGCCACGCCACTCTTGTGCTAATTCAACTGCCGCACGTTCTAAATTACCACCAAACTGTTGTAATTTAGTTTCAAATTTTTCAAACAATGTAAAAGCATCAGCAACACTTCCCGCAAATCCTGCTAATACCTTACCTTCATACAATCTTCTTACTTTTCTAGCCGTTTGTTTCATAATTACTTGTTCACCTAAAGTAACTTGACCATCACCGGCCATCGCACAATGTCCATCATGTTGGACTGCAAATATTGTCGTTGCATGAATTGATGTACTCATTCTAATTCTCCTTTTTCGCACGAGGGTGTGCGTTTAAATATACTTTTCTCAACTGTTCATTAGAGACGTGAGTATAGCGACCAGTAGTCGACAAATTAACATGTCCTAATAACGATTGCACTGTTCTTAAATCTGCACCTTCATTTAACATATGAGTGGCAAAGGTATGCCGTAATTTATGAGGGTGAATATCGGTAACGCCAGCAGTACGTTTGACTACGTCATTCAATACAAATCGTACGCCTCTTTCAGTAATTGGGTCACCTTTCATATTAACTAATAAGAAATCATGATCACTATTTAATTTAGGCTTGAAGTGTGACAGATAAGCTTCGATACTTTGCTTACAAAATTCACCAAAAGGTATAAATCTTTCTTTATTACCTTTACCTAAAACTTTAACACCCGGCGAACTCATGTCTAAGTCCTGTTCACGAATGTGCACTAGCTCAGAAACACGTATCCCAGTTGCATATAATAGTTCCAATATTACTCTATCTCTCAAACCTTTTTTAGCGTCTGATGATACTGTTTTAAATAAAGCTTCCATTTCTTCTTCATAAAAAAAGTGGGGTAAATATTGTTCTTTTTTTGGATGCACTAGCTGAACAAATGGGTTAACAACACTTTCATCTCGCGTCATCCAATATTCATAAAAACTTCTCAGCGTAGAAATTTTACGAGAAACAGTCGTTCTTTTCAAGTTTTTCGAATATAAAAAACTTAAAAAGTTACGCGCATCTTTATATTCAAATGAGTCTAAAGCTAAATGTTCTTGTTGTAAAAAGTCATTGAATTGATGCATATCATCATAATAAGACTTTAGTGTATGGTTAGAAAATTGTCGTTCAACTTTTAGCATATAAAGATAAGCTTCTTGAATTTGTTCCACTAGAAAACCCCTCCATCATTTTGCATTGTAGCACATTGTAGGAGGGGACTGCTAAAAATAACTATTAAATTGTGTTCAATTATCAAAATTTTTCGAAGAATAGCCTATTCAACTTTTATTATAAAGTTTTTTTATAGTTATCTAAATATGATAATGCTCTATTGGCTAACGTTTCGTAACGTTCTTTTTTATCTTTAATTCGATGTTCTAATGCTGGTAATAATCCAAAATTAGCATTCATTGGTTGGAAGTTTTTTTCATTTTTAGCATGAGAAATGTAGTAAGCCATACTACCTAACATTGTTTCTCTAGGGAAAATAACTTCAGCTTTATCTTGTAATTTATGTGCCACATTAATCCCTGCGATTAAACCACTTGCTGCACTTTCTACATAGCCTTCTACCCCAGTCATTTGACCGGCAAAGTATAAATTCTCTCTACCTTTTAATGCATAAGTTTCAGATAATACATCAGGCGAATTAATAAATGTGTTTCTATGCATTACACCATAACGTACGATTTCTACATTTTCTAAGCCCGGAATTAAACGAATAACGTCTTTTTGTGCGCCCCATTTAAGGTGCGTTTGAAAACCAACAATATTGTATAAAGTGCCAGCTGCATCATCTTGTCTTAATTGTACGACTGCAAAAGGTCTTTTATCTGTTTTAGGATCTTCCAGACCTACCGGTTTCATTGGTCCGAATAAAAGTGTTTTTCTTCCACGTTCAGCCATTACTTCAAAAGGCATACACCCTTCAAAATATTTTTCTTTTTCAAATTCATTTGTAGGTGCTACTTCTGCCTCAAGCACCGCATCATAAAATCGATTGAACTCTTCTTCAGTCATTGGGCAATTTAAGTATGCTGCTTCACCTTTATCGTATCTAGATTTCAAATAAACTTTATCCATATCTATTGTATCTTTTTCAATGATTGGTGCAGCTGCATCATAGAAATAAAGTTGATCTTTACCTGTAACGTCGACAATTTCTTGAGCTAATTTGTCAGTTGTTAGCGGACCAGTGGCAATGATTGTATAACCTTCTGGAATACTATTAACTTCTTCATTAAGTACAGTTACATTAGGATGATTTCTCAACGTTTCAGTAATATAACCAGCAAAATCATGTCTATCTACAGCTAATGCGCCACCAGCAGGTACTCTAGCACTGTCTGCCGCTTTGATGATTAACGAATCTAAACGTCTCATCTCTTCTTTTAATACACCCACTGCGTTTGTTAACGCATTACCTCTTAAAGAGTTAGAACAAACTAACTCAGCAAATTTATCTGTATGATGTGCAGGCGTTTGTTTCACAGGTCGCATTTCAATCAAATTTACTTTCACGCCTCTTTGCGCAAGTTGATAAGCCGCTTCTGATCCAGCCAATCCCGCGCCAACAACGTTAACTGTTTGCATCATATATTTCCTCCATTACATTAAAATAGCAACTACGACAAATTCAATAGCAAGATACTATATTTTTTGCCGTTAGTTGCTTTAATTTATATCATTATCAATTACTTCATTAGTAATAACATTATTTTAACATTAACAACGATAAGTTGTAACAATATATTTATTTTTGCTCTGCTTCTTTATAATCACAGTTTGAACAAACCACTTGGCTTGTTTTACCTTTTTTACGTTCTACAAGGTACTCGCTACATTTAGGGCATTCTCTTCCTACTGGTTTATCCCAACTTATAAAGTCACAATCAGGATATTTAGAGCAACCATAGAACAATCTATTTTTCTTAGATTTACGTTCTACTACTTCTCCTTCTTTACATTTCGGACAAGTAACCCCTATCGATTTAACGATTGCCTTTGTATTTCGACAGTCAGGGAAATTAGAACAAGCCATGAATTTACCGTAACGCCCCATTTTTATAACCATTGGTGCGCCACAAACTTCACAATCTTCACCGGCAGGTTCGTCTTTAATTTCAATTTTTTCCATTTCTTCTTCTGCACGCTCAACATCTTGTTTGAAACTATTGAAGAAATCTCTTATTACTTTTTTCCATTCGATTTCACCTTCGGCAACTTTATCTAATAAAGTTTCCATATTAGCAGTAAAATCTACGTCAATAATTTCAGGGAAATATTCTTTAACTTGTTCATTAACGATTTCCCCAAGTTCTGTAGGTACAAAGCGTTTACTTTCATTTTTAACGTAGTTACGCTTTTGTATTGTATCGATTGTCGGTGCATAAGTTGACGGACGGCCGATTTTCAATTCTTCTAAAGTTTTAACTAAACGCGCTTCTGTATAACGTGGAGGTGGTTGCGTAAAATGTTGAGAAGGTTCAATATTTGTCGCTGTAACCATTTCTCCTTCGTTTATTTTAGGTAATTTGTTATCTTGACCGTCGTCACTATCATCTTTAGCTTCAACATATAAAGTCATAAAACCTTTAAACTTAATCGTTTGTCCATTCGCACGGAATTTCAAATCATTTTGCGTTAAATCCATGGCTACGGTATCTAAAATAGCCGGTGCCATTTGGCTAGCCACGAAGCGTTCCCATATTAATTTATAAAGACGATATTGATCTCGCGTTAAATAATCCTTCATTTGGCTAGGCGTACGTAATGTACTTGTTGGTCTTACAGCTTCATGGGCATCTTGGTCGCCTTGACCTTTAGCTTTACGATTAGAAGTGTACTCTTTACCGTATGTTTCTTCGATATATTGTTTTGACTCGGCTTTTGCTTGGTCAGATATACGCGTTGAATCTGTACGCATATAAGTAATCAAACCTACAGTGCCTTGTTTCTTCAAGTCAATACCTTCATATAATTGTTGAGCTAACATCATCGTTTTACGCGCTTTAAAGTTTAACTTGCGTGCAGCTTCTTGTTGTAATGTCGATGTTGTAAAAGGATTTGATGGATAACGTGTCTTTTCTTTAGTCGTAACTTTGGTAACTTCGAATTGATCGCCATCTAACTGTGTCGTTATTTTTTCAACATCATCTTTATTCGTTAATTTAAACGGTTTATTTTTTAAATGAAGAAACTTGGCATTAAATTTAGATTTTTTATATCTAAATTCCCCTTCAATTTTCCAATATTCTTCCGGTTTGAAATTTCTAATTTCATTTTCTCGGTCAATAACTAAACGTAAGGCAACAGATTGAACACGACCTGCTGACAAACCTTTTTTTACTTTTTTCCATAATACTGGAGAGATATTATAACCAACTAGTCTATCTAAAACACGTCTAGCTTGTTGAGCATCAACGAGTTCCATCTCAATACCACGTGGATGTTTAAAGCTATCTTTTACTGCATCTTTAGTTATTTCATTAAACACAACTCTATTTTCACTTGTGTCTTCTAAGTCTAATATGTTAGCTAAATGCCAAGCAATCGCTTCACCTTCACGGTCAGGGTCACTTGCTAAGTAAACATTTTTAGCTTTCTTAGCATGTTTTTTCAAATCTTTAACTACTGGCCCTTTGCCGCGAATTGTTATATATTTCGGTTCGTAATCGTTTTCCTCGTCTACACCCATTTGACTTCTAGGTAAGTCTCTAACATGGCCCATAGAGGCAATAACTTTAAATTTTTTACCTAAATATTTTTCAATAGTTTTAGCTTTTGCAGGCGATTCAACTATGACTAAATTTTCTGCCAAAGTAGTTCCCCCTTGCGTATCTAATTTACAAAGATAAATAATAAACGGTCTAATTTGACTTTGTCAATGTTTTTAAATTGCAACTCTATTTTTGTAACATAATATAATACACTGATTAAACTATATTTAAGTAAGAAATGAATATGGATTTTTATTATATAGTGAATAAATTACGTTATCGTTTTTAAATAAAATTACTTAGTCAACTTAAAATCATCTATTATATCTTCTGGTCTCAAAACAATTTTAGCGCCTTGTTGTGCTGCAATCATGTTTCCTTCACTCATATGATCATAAAATCTACCTGGTACTACGTAAACTTCTCTATTTTGGTCTAATGCGCATTCCAAAGTAATGTGTGTACCAGAATGCTCTTCAGATTCCGTGATTAAAATTCCTTTAGCAATACCACTTATCAAACGATTACGTTGCGGAAAGTAATACTTTTTAATAGGCGTTTGAGGTGGATATTCACTGATTACTAATCCATGTTGTTCAAGTTGATTTCTTGTTGTTCGTGTTATCGCTGGATAATGGCGACAATGTCCAAATGCTAATACTGCTACCGCTGGCAAGCCATATTGCAAGGCTAACTTAAGCGCACTATGATCAGCACCTTTCGCCAATCCTGATACAATACCAATCTTATGCTGAATAAATGCTGGATATAAATAGTGTAATGCTTGGTCTGTATAAGCAGTCGCATTTCTCGAACCGATAATGCCGAGTAATAATACAAAATTAAGCAATTTTATATTCCCTCTATAATATAAGATAACGGGTGGATTTGCAATTTCACGCAACAATGTCGGATAACGATTGTCGTTAATAGTAATAAAATTCACTTTATCCGTTGTTAAGTTTTCTATTATCTTTTCAGCATATAATTTATTATATTTGGAAGCTGCTGTTCGCAGCACTTTACTATTATGTAGACGAACAAAATGATTTAAGATAGTAGACTGTTCATATTTTGAGGCATCTAAAAAATGCGGTGCAAATGCTATAATTTTATATATTTGAAGTGTTGTAAAACCTGCGGCTAATAATTTCAAATAGGTATATTGGGCCATATAAATACCTCCTTTTATGCCATTATAAAACGTAATATGAAGTAAACTTATTACATTTTTATATCTTAATTGTTAGCAAAAAGTAAGGAGTAATATTTAATAGCCGTTTTAAAATAGTAAAAGCATATATAAAAACGCACAAATCCTGGACTTACCAGAATTTGTGCTAAACATCATATATTATTATTTTACAGTTAATAATTGTTCATAAATGCCTGCTTCTTTAGCTGCTTCAATTAGAGTAGTTCCAATTTCTGAAGGAGTATCAGCAGTTTTTACGCCACAATCGTTAAGTGTTTTGATTTTTTCTTCAGCAGTACCTTTACCACCTGAAATAATCGCACCAGCGTGGCCCATACGTTTTCCTGGAGGTGCTGTTTGACCACCAACGAATCCAACAACTGGTTTGTTCATATTGGCTTTAATCCATTCAGCAGCTTCTTCTTCTGCTGTACCACCGATTTCACCAATCATAACTACTGCGTGAGTTTCATCGTCTTCATTAAATGCTTTTAATACATCGATGAAGTTAGTACCGTTTACTGGGTCGCCACCAATACCTACAGCAGTTGTTTGACCAATACCTTCTTCAGTTAATTGGTGAACTGCTTCGTAAGTTAATGTACCAGAACGTGAAACAACGCCTACGTGACCTTTTTTGTGGATGTAGCCTGGCATAATACCGATTTTACATTCATCAGCTGTAATTACGCCTGGGCAGTTTGGTCCAACTACACGCGTCTTTTTGCCTTCTGAATAACGTTTAACTTTAACCATATCTATAACTGGAATATGTTCTGTGATACAGATAGCCATATCTAATTCAGCATCGATACATTCTAAAATAGCGTCTGCCGCGAATGGTGCTGGTACGTAAATTACTGATACGTTTGCACCTGTTTCTTCTTTAGCTTCGTCTACTGTATTGAATACTGGTACGCCTTCTACAACTTGTCCGCCTTTACCTGGTGTAACACCTGCAACAATTTGTGTGCCATATTCTAACATTTGTTTAGTATGGAAAAGGGCAGTAGACCCTGTGATACCTTGTACAATTACTTTTGTATTTTTATCTATAAATACACTCATCTTAGTGCTCCCATCCTTTCCTTACGCTTCTTTAACAAGCTTTACAATTTTTTGTGCGCCTTCAGCCATAGTCGCGGCTGGTTCGATAGCTAATCCAGATTCTTTAAGAATCGCTTTACCTTCTTTAACGTTTGTACCTTCTAAACGTACAACTAATGGTAAAGTAAGTTCTACTTCTTTGACTGCAGCTACGATACCTTCAGCGATAACATCACATTTCATGATTCCACCGAAAATATTTACAAAGATACCTTTAACATTGTCATCACCTAAGATGATTTTAAATGCTTCAGTAACTTTCTCTTTAGTAGCGCCGCCCCCTACGTCTAGGAAGTTTGCTGGATTTCCGCCGAAATGGTTAATTGTATCCATTGTAGCCATTGCTAAGCCTGCACCGTTTACCATACAACCGATGTCGCCATCTAATGCGATGTATGATAAATCATATTTAGAAGCTTCAATTTCTTTTGGATCTTCTTCTTCTAAATCGCGTAATTCTTGGATATCTTTATGTCTAAACATTGCATTGTCATCGAAATTAAGTTTAGCATCTAATGCTAGAACTTCACCGTCACCAGTTGTTACTAGTGGGTTGATTTCAACGATTGAACAATCTTTTTCTACAAAGACGTTATATAAAGAAATTAAAAATTTCGCAGCTTTATTAATTGATTCTTTAGGAATATTAATATTGAAAGCGATTCTTCTTGCTTGATAAGGAGCTAAACCAGTTACTGGATCAATTGTTTCTTTAAAGATCTTTTCTGGTGTTTTAGCAGCTACCTCTTCAATTTCAGTTCCGCCTTCTTCTGAAGCCATTAATGTAATACGGTCTGTTGCTCTATCGATTACAAACCCTACATAATATTCTTTTTGAATATCGCAGCCTTCTTCAATGTAAAGACGTTTTACTTCTTTACCTTCTGGTCCAGTTTGATGAGTCACTAATTGTTTTCCTAATAACTCATTTGCGTAACTTTCTACTTCAGATAGTGATTTAGCAATTTTAACACCACCAGCTTTACCTCTACCGCCAGCGTGGATTTGTGCTTTTACCACATATACATCTGAGTTTAATTCTTTAGCTTTCTCTACTGCTTCATCTGCAGTAAATGCTACGCGTCCTTCTGGGACAGCAACGCCCATGGAACGAAAGATTTTTTTGCCTTGATACTCGTGGATATTCATTCTCCATCCTCCTCTTAGGTTAAGTGCATTTCAATTATAAAAAATGTAAGCGCTATTGTAAACTGTTTGACGCTAGTTATTTATAATTTATTTTATTTAATAAGTATTATTAACTATAGATTTAATGGGTTCGAATGTTTTTCGATGTTCTTTTATAACACCCAATTGGTCAATACCTTTGAGATGCTCTTTCGTTCCGTAGCCTACATTTTTATCAAAGCCGTACCCTGGATAAATAGCGTCAAGTTGGCGCATATAGTTATCTCTATGCTCTTTTGCTAGTACACTTGCTGCTGCAATCGATACGCTTCGTGCATCGCCCTTAATAAGCGATTGCTGAGGTATATCTATATCTAATTCCATTGCATCAACGAGTAAATGCGTTGGTTTGTTAGTTAAATTTGTTACTGCACGCATCATCGCTAGTTTCGTTGCTTGATAAATATTTAATTGATCTATTTCTTCAACAGACGCAATACCAAAAGCATAATCTAACGCTTCGTTTTTAAGTCTATATTCCATTTCTTTACGCTTACTTGCAGATAATTTTTTGGAATCATTTAATCCTAAAAATCGATGTTCTTTATTTAAAATGACGGCGCAAGTAACGACAGGACCAGCTAATGGGCCTCTGCCTACTTCGTCAATACCACAAATCAATGCTTGTGGTTGAGTTGCCAAAATATTATTCTCAAACTCAGACATGACAGTATATTGATCAATCAGTGCCTGCTCTTTTTGTAGTTGTTTTTTCCTAGAAACG
This region includes:
- the tsf gene encoding translation elongation factor Ts, whose protein sequence is MAISAKLVKELREKTGAGMMDCKKALTETDGDIDKAIDYLREKGISKAAKKADRIAAEGLVHAEQKGNDAAIVEINSETDFVARNEGFQELVKEIAIQVLETKVNTVEELSETKLSDGKTVDERMKESIATIGEKLSIRRFAVRTKTDNDAFGIYKHMGGRIGVLSVVEGTTDQEAAKDVAMHIAAINPKYVSSDQVNDEEIAHEKEVLKQQALNEGKPENIVEKMVEGRLRKYLQEICAVDQNFVKDPDQTVEAYLKSKGGKLVDFVRYEVGEGMEKREENFADEVKGQMK
- the rpsB gene encoding 30S ribosomal protein S2, which gives rise to MAVISMKQLLEAGVHFGHQTRRWNPKMKRYIFTERNGIYIIDLQKTVKKVEEAYNFIKQISEDGGRVLFVGTKKQAQESVKAEAERAGQFYVNQRWLGGILTNYKTISKRIKRISEIEKMEEDGLFEVLPKKEVVELKKEYDRLIKFLGGIRDMKSMPQALFVVDPRKERNAIAEARKLNIPIVGIVDTNCDPDEIDYVIPANDDAIRAVKLLTGKMADAVLEGQQGVSNEEVAAEQNINLEESSETEATESASTEENTSVESN
- the codY gene encoding GTP-sensing pleiotropic transcriptional regulator CodY codes for the protein MSLLSKTRELNTLLQKHKGIAVDFKDMAQTISSVTVTNVFIVSRKGKILGSSLNELLKNQRIIQMLENRHIPSEYTEKLMDVKETQSNIDISNVLTVFPPENEDLFKDSRTTIFPLLGGGERLGTLVLGRVHDDFSENDLVLGEYAATVIGMEILREKHNEVEQEARDKAAINMAINSLSYSESEAIDHIFEELGGKEGLLIASKVADRVGITRSVIVNALRKLESAGVIESRSLGMKGTFIKVKKEKFLDELSNIK
- the hslU gene encoding ATP-dependent protease ATPase subunit HslU, with translation MVENGIKLTPKDIVSKLNEYIVGQQDAKRKVAIALRNRYRRSLLSDEEKQEIAPKNILMIGPTGVGKTEIARRMAKIVGAPFIKVEATKFTEVGYVGRDVESMVRDLVDVAVRLVKEEKKALVKDDAEKKANEKLVKLLVPSMKKKANQSSNPLESLLGGNMPNFGQNQEEEEEAPTEEIKTKRSEIKQQLLAGKLEEEKVRIKVEQDPAAMGMLGTNQNQQMQDMMNQLMPKKKVEREVPVKTARKILTDEFADELIDQETANQEAIQLAEEMGIIFIDEIDKVATNNQNSGQDVSRQGVQRDILPIVEGGMVQTKYGTVNTEHMLFIGAGAFHVSKPSDLIPELQGRFPIRVELESLSVEDFVSILTEPKLSLIKQYEALLLTEDVTVKFTDEAVKRLAEIAHQVNQDTDNIGARRLHTILEKMLEDLSYEAPNMPNAVVDITPQYVDDKLKSISTNKDLSAFIL
- the hslV gene encoding ATP-dependent protease subunit HslV, with the protein product MSTSIHATTIFAVQHDGHCAMAGDGQVTLGEQVIMKQTARKVRRLYEGKVLAGFAGSVADAFTLFEKFETKLQQFGGNLERAAVELAQEWRGDKQLRQLEAMLIVMDQSSILVVSGTGEVIAPDDNLIAIGSGGNYALSAGRALKKHATNLSAKEMAYESLKVAADICVFTNDQIVVEEL
- the xerC gene encoding tyrosine recombinase XerC; translated protein: MEQIQEAYLYMLKVERQFSNHTLKSYYDDMHQFNDFLQQEHLALDSFEYKDARNFLSFLYSKNLKRTTVSRKISTLRSFYEYWMTRDESVVNPFVQLVHPKKEQYLPHFFYEEEMEALFKTVSSDAKKGLRDRVILELLYATGIRVSELVHIREQDLDMSSPGVKVLGKGNKERFIPFGEFCKQSIEAYLSHFKPKLNSDHDFLLVNMKGDPITERGVRFVLNDVVKRTAGVTDIHPHKLRHTFATHMLNEGADLRTVQSLLGHVNLSTTGRYTHVSNEQLRKVYLNAHPRAKKEN